The proteins below come from a single Uloborus diversus isolate 005 chromosome 10, Udiv.v.3.1, whole genome shotgun sequence genomic window:
- the LOC129231642 gene encoding tyrosine 3-monooxygenase-like, whose protein sequence is MVKAGIDSSTSITALRLLSELVLLTGPPRRPHICKLSCQGCIVHLETRTSKKKDFMFDILVRVDATKDRVLHIIKALKANSVQDINILVEEKISIKDPWFPRHISDLDFCTHIMTKFEPELDMDHPGFSDPIYRARRKQIAEIAFDYKYGEKIPTVKYTEDEIRTWGVVFSNLKLFLPTHACSQYLEVFSVLEKECGYRADNIPQLEDVSQFLKKRTGFQVRPAAGLLTARDFLASLAFRVFQSTQYVRHGSSPDHSPEPDCIHELLGHIPMLADSSFAQFSQEIGLASLGASDVEIEKFATLYWFTVEFGLCKQNGETKAYGAGLLSSYGELEHSLSSKPEHRIFDPEKAAVQPYQDQDYQDIYYVAETFDDAKEKFRNYVAQHLNRNYEVRYDPFTQSIQILDSTEKLHSLSDSLRTEIVRLSSAIKKLTVH, encoded by the exons TCTTGCCAAGGATGTATTGTGCACTTGGAAACCAGAACATCGAAGAAAAAAGACTTCATGTTTGATATTCTGGTTAGAGTTGATGCTACAAAAGATCGAGTGCTGCACATCATAAAGGCTCTAAAGGCAAATTCTGTTCAGGATATAAATATTTtggttgaagaaaaaataagtattaaag ATCCATGGTTTCCTCGACACATCAGTGATTTGGATTTCTGTACTCATATAATGACCAAATTTGAACCTGAATTGGATATGGATCATCCA ggaTTTTCAGACCCAATTTATCGCGCAAGAAGGAAACAAATAGCTGAAATTGCTTTTGATTataaata TGGAGAAAAGATACCAACTGTTAAATACACAGAGGATGAAATTCGTACATG GGGTGTTGTGTTTAGTAACCTGAAACTTTTCCTTCCTACGCATGCCTGCTCTCAATATTTAGAAGTATTTTCTGTTCTCGAAAAAGAATGTGGTTACCGAGCTGATAATATCCCACAACTTGAAGATGTGTCgcaatttcttaaaa aaagaaCAGGCTTCCAAGTCAGACCAGCAGCTGGGCTACTCACTGCCCGAGACTTCCTGGCTAGCTTAGCATTTCGTGTTTTCCAGTCTACCCAGTACGTAAGACATGGATCATCTCCTGATCATTCTCCTGAACC aGACTGTATTCATGAATTGCTGGGCCACATTCCAATGCTAGCAGATTCAAGTTTTGCTCAGTTTTCTCAGGAAATTGGATTGGCTTCCCTGGGTGCTTCTGACGTTGAGATTGAAAAATTTGCTACG TTGTATTGGTTTACAGTTGAGTTTGGACTCTGCAAACAAAATGGGGAAACTAAAGCCTACGGAGCGGGACTTTTATCTTCTTACGGGGAACTTGAG CATTCCTTGTCCAGCAAACCGGAACATCGCATTTTTGATCCGGAAAAAGCAGCTGTTCAACCTTATCAAGACCAAGATTATCAAGACATTTATTATGTCGCAGAAACTTTTGATGATGCCAAAGAGAAATTCAG aaactaCGTCGCTCAGCATTTAAATCGCAATTATGAAGTACGCTATGATCCTTTCACTCAGTCGATCCAGATATTAGATTCAACTGAAAAGCTGCATTCATTGTCAGACAGTCTGCGTACAGAAATCGTGCGACTTTCTAGTGCGAtcaaaaagttaactgttcattAA